The genomic interval ccctaggacacaggtgcccccactcctgccactgtaacatggtttaatgactcaggttaaacaattttttcctaggtcaggggccataactcctacaatactgaatgaatctggacgcgaaaccccaggtgcacaactgcacatgctgaccaacattcctgtaaactttggtgactctaggtcaaatacttttggagctatgcgcgacacaacattaaaatgaccaatttttaactaagtcaggggccataactcctacaagactgaattaatccggatgcgaaaccccaggtgcacaactacacatgctgaccaacattcctgtaaagttttgtgactctaggtcaaatacttttggagctaggcatgacacaacactaaaatgaccaatttttacaaagtcaggggccataactcctacatgactgaatgaatccggacgcgaaaccccaggtgcacaactacacatgctgaccaacattcctgtaaagttctgtgactctatgtcaaatatttttggagctaggcgcgacacaacattcttggaaggacagacagacggacggatggtcaagagcaaatttatatgcccccaccactcatggagggtgggggtggggggcacaaaaTGCACATAATTACTGCACAATTCTTacgtttaaaaaataattttgtactAATGGTCTCTTATTCAAGGAGGACATAGAGAACTTACATTGTGAGGATAACTTTGGGTACTTGAACAACATATCTAGGTATAATCCTTGGTCTCCGCCTGACTGGAGAGCGTGACCTTCTAGAAGATGATGGAGATCCTGATTTAcggggtgaccttgacctcttccTCTTTTCTTTCTCTTCTGTTCCTTCTTTATCTTTTTCCTCAGACTTTCTACGTTCACGTCTTTCTCTTTCTTCACGACGGCGTGTTCTTTCACGGTCACGTTCCCGATCAAAACTCCTGCCACCAGATCTATTTCTGTCACCTCGATTTCCACGAGCTACAAGTATGAACCACTGATTAAAGAATCTTCCAGCCAGtgaataataatgttttaacCACAGGCTTTTTAACATGCAAGATACGATACATATTCCATGCCTGctattctttttaaaacaaaaagcatGAAAACCTACATTTCAAAGCCTGAAATTTCCCTTTTCAATAGTGCTAGGGAAATTCTGACAGCCAAAAATctgaaatcaggaccagtcctCAAAAATTGCAAGTCTGATATTCACAATGAAACTTTGAATATATAGTTCCTTGATATTTCTctaaaataattcttatttttctaGCTTTATCAGAACAATTTTCTTATTGCCTTAATATTGTGACCATCTATAGAGACAACATACTCATTGGTTTTAATACAAATCTATATGATAGAACTAAAGCTGGACTTTTACCTGTAGCAGTATCCATCAAAGCTGGAGGTTTGCTCCCTGGTAAACTAGCACCTCCAGTCTGAAACAGGTAAAATATGAACATATCACACTGCTTcaccatatatatataattttcacagtaaaacatttttgttcataCAAACAAGTTCATTTAAGTAATGTCTGTATTTTAGCAAACAAAAATTAGCTTTTGCTGGTTTCTCTTAAATATAATGGAATCAAcaaatttcaatgttttgttgAGCAGCTTTTGTCTGTAAAAATGATGTAAGACAAGCATGAACAAccattaatattttgttattttcttgtgTAAAATATGGAAGTCATTACAGTTTTAAAGAGAGAAAGTGGTACTTCATTCCCAATTGTAACATCAATATCTGATTAACTGATGCTAAAACAGCTATCAGAGACAATAGCAACCAAAATTTCTGCATTTCCAGTCACCACTTTTGGCCAAAATACACACCCCCCACCTCCCTAATTATAAATATTCAGCTCAACCATTCTTCTTCTACCTGAAGTGAACTTTATTTACCTGATAATTGAGCACTTTCACACTAGTGGCATTCCACTTGAATGGCATATTAGCATTGTACTGGGCCTCTACCAGAACTCTGTCCCCAACCTTTGGCATCTGACCTTTTACACACCTGTAGAGAGAAAACaaccattcatttttttaaatttctacacACTACatcaacatttgtttcaaattcttataattatgttaatacaTCAAGTAAACTTTCTTAACCAGGACATAGAAACAATGCTTCAATATTTAATGTTCTATTTTATCTTAATATtagaaacattaaaatatatagcagaagttcaattttataaatctGAACACTACTATTTAAAACATTAACTATTCACAAATAAACTTACGTAGTCTGAAAGAAAACATCTTCATCCACAAAACCAAAGTTATCATGGAGCTTTGTGACAGATCCTGTGAACACTCTCTGTTTAGGTTGTGAGGCTTGTTGCTGTTGTTGTGTCTTCAATGTGGGGTAACTAATTGCCCCCATATTTGCCGAGGCTAGAGATGTAGGCATGGCGATACCTGGCTGTGGTAACATTGCTGCTTGCTGCTGCATCGTCTGAAAAGTCAGTCATGCAAAATTGGGGGAAAGTTGCTGagcatttcaaattttatgacattttatcaaaGTCATACAAAGTTTTGCCAGACAGAAGACAAGAAACAAATTCCATCTTTTGAATTTAGCTGTAACAGTAATTAATTCCACATTGATGGATTACTTTTACTGTCCAGTGTAAAGCTAATTAATCATAAAGGTACTCTAATTACTGACCTGAATACTACATGTTTATACAGAACATTTGGAACAAATCAAATTTTCAACTGAGAATACCACATCTTGATACAGATCAATTAACACAGCAATTTTCTTAGTACTATAATAGTAGTATCAAGCTCACCCGTACCTGCATAGTTGCTGCAGCCATCTGTTGTGCCTGGAACTGTGACTGAAGGTTCTGTTGAGCTGCCAAGTTATATACTGCCTGTGTGGCCACTCCTGGGGTCAACATCTGCTGCGTCATGCTCACACCTGAAAATTCTGGAAGTAGGTCATTCTGGTTGAAACAGAACACAGCTGCTATTTGCATACTTCAAGCAAGGAGAACGGTACATTATTACAACATATGGTTTTTTTGTAAATCGACTGCCTTTCATAAGCTGTATTTACTTTTAACATAATAAATCAACGAAACTGAAATAAAGAACATTAAGGCCACATGTGTATAAGTTCACTTCAAAATAGTGTATAACACTAACACATTCATGTATCCTGTACAGCAGAGAGCTGCCAGTGTCAATGCCTTCATCAAATCATGTTTGCTTaacataaaaaagaataaaaacctGTTCCAGTCCTTGCCCAAGGTGGGTTCTTCCCTGCTCCAAACTGTGCCATCATTTACCTGACCTGAAATGtttaacttttattattttgctgaattctcaaatctattcagtaattaATATCAGCCatagtgaaagtacatcaaaattaACTAATATTCTACACAACAGAGGGCATAATGCATGAAATATTGTTGCCAGAGTTATAGCCCATGTGTCATATGCCgggtttcctctgggtcaatttcacttATCGTCAAAAAATTCGCCAATCAGAAAAAATTTGCACCAGTGGCTCTAAAGTTGGAGCCAATAGTCTGTGATGGGCGACAtaccatttttgtttttgtttttttttcaatctttttttcatttgatactttaaccatatagtttgccatttttcactacttagatgttttaaaacatgaatatttagctctttatttttcaactttttatttcaaaatttatattatataaggtcatttatccCAAACTGggttgatttattttatttcatgacttttcaaaagctttttaaaaaggcTTGAAGTTTCGTTATATATATATCTAGATTTCTACTTCGTTTCATACATATtaatgtatagcgaaaataccacctaaaggtaAAAGTAGCTCTTTATTTTGAAGCTCTAGGGTAGGGCTTTTAAAAATCCATCTGGTGTATCAATGCTATACATTGGGCATgtaaaagaaccaaaagaactACTTTTAGTTCATTTTGTATCTCGAAGATTCTTCGACTGAAATTTTATAAACGCGACTGAAATTAACGAATGCATAGATTTATTTAACACTGATATTTTACAATCGCGCAAATTTATCTAATATTGTCTAATATCGATAGTTTTACGATCGCATAATATGTTTTTTTGATCGTGCTTTGACGTCATAATTGCCAGTATTTTTTCGGTTCTCAACTACTTTGGCGAATCGGcttgatattaaaaataacttgTAAATTTATCTCGTGCTTTTAGCATCAAGAAAATGGATGGAGCTTTAGACGAGGCGCGcagcaaatattttgtttcatttccttTCGTAGAAGTAGGCGGGGCTAAATTTGGCAAATCTGATTGACTGAATCGTTCTTTCAAGGAAGAAAACTCTCGGGACttggcaaaatttaaaattatgtccCAAGGTGTAAATCAATATCGACACGTTGGTGTATTGTCTTCATGTATCGCTAAATATCCGATTATCCGTTACTATGTCCGTGAGAAAGATCAGAAGATCAGATCAATCAATGTGATATCTAGTTGGCGCAAATGAAATTCGCCAATTGAAGACTTTTAAcgccagaatttacattttgtcgcatttggcgccattggtGACCCACAGCGGGAACCGTGATGTTGTAGGTGATGATGTAGAACCATTACTATAAGATATCCAGCACCCATCTTTCACTAGactattttaactgtttatgcaAAGCAGTTCAGCTACATCTGTATTCAAATGTTGATTCTTAAAAAGACACATTTATCAGATTGTATATACACAAAACATTGATCAATAATACAtatgtatttacatctacatctgtacaaccaacaatcgttttccgatttatttagcagacaaatttcagttaaatgtaagttattttatAACTTATGACAAATTCGTTGTATTAAAACTGCttgtttatgtaacaaaatgtgttataccagaattttaagtaaaaaagttGGGTAAAATTATATCATTCAAATGAATTCAGTACGATGTGTAACACAAAACTGCAGTAGGAATAACCGCCTGATTCGTACTGGAGAGCCCTAGGAATAGATACCTgtgggcttttcactattcttatggGAGAGCCTTAAGAATAGCCTGAAATCCTATCCGAAATCCAATGTAGCATACATGTACACGACTTGCAGAACTATTTTACGAATGTGTATAAAACATACATCTACATACATCGACATCTTAACTATACTTTTTATTCAGAGTACATGTCTCTTactaaataattttgataaaactgtaACCGACCATACAAGAACAATACGGATTATCTGCCCTTGTCACTGGTGTGTGTGTTAGTAGTGAATATGATTTATCTGTCGCAACTTAAAACCGACTGCGCGTAACGGAACGTTTTATATGCCTGCTGCGATAATTCCCGTTAATTAAACTTCAGATCTAGTTAATgacacaaaaaaatcatttaatttacctCTAAATATTTACGAGGAAGAAAAAACTCCGTAGGTAGACAAATTCACATTTTAGAACAATTCTGCTTAAACGAAAAAATATTGTAGAAGTTTTTCCTGAGTAGGATTTAGAAAGTGCATAGGTGCAGACAGAACAAATTTCTCTGTTATAAATCAACTGTTGTGTGGTCATATCAGGCTGAAAAATCACTGGTCAAAGATTGACAAAAACTCATCAGAAATGTGTGACCATTGTAACACTGTTCTAGGGGGTCTTCGTTTCCTTCCTGATTTTCGCAGTGAGGTACCGTCGGCGTCGGAAGAGGATTTACGCTGGTCGCTGTCGTTAAATGAGTTTACAGGTTTGAAATGGGATATGTCATGGGTAATTGTACGATCATTGTGTTGAACTGTTACCATAGAACCTTTTCTCGAGATTACCTTACCGACTGAAGAGCTGAATGGTGTGTCAAGTTTATTCCTTGCATTTTGTTTCACAACCTTGTCTCCAGGTTTTATTGTTGAATACTTCGTTTTCCGTCGGATGTCGGCATATCGTTTATTTTTCATCTTTGCTTTAGTGTCTCTTTTTCTGACATACTTATCCTTTCTGAAAACTGAAAACTGGggaagttttgttttcatttttctgttaaacaTTAGTTCATACGGAGATAGCCCAGTGCTTGGATGTGGGGTACTCCTATAGTTCATGAGGAAACTACTGATTTCAGTTTTAAAGTTCTTTCCTGATGCTGATGCGGTTTTCATGGTTTTAACTAAAGGCTTCATAAATGCTTCTGCTGTACCGTCTGCCATCGGATGGAGTGGTgttattttctatgtttaaaacCAAAACGATCTGCAAAGTCCGAGAAGATTTGACTGTTGAATGGAGATCCATTGTCAGTTTTCGCGACACTTGGGATAGAGAACAAACTGAATAATTTCTCAAGATGTGGAATAACTGTTTGCGCAGAAAGACTATGGAGTTTTTCTACAACAGGATATCTGCTATATTCACATATGACTACCATGAAATATTCGCCTGACGGGAAAGGTCCACAAAAATCCACGGATACTCCGTCCCAAGGTTGTTTTGGTAACGGACTGGGTTTTATAGGCTCTTGTGTTGTTGAGGGAGAAGCGGACATGCACGGTATGCAGTTTTTACACATTTCATCTACACGTGTATCCATGTATGGAAACCAACATGTTTCTCTCAAAATTGCTTTGCAGCGAACACGACCCTGATGACCTTCGTGTGCTATCTTAACGACCTTTTGTTGCAGCGAATCAGGAATGCACAGTCGCGTGCCGCGCAATAAACATTTCCTTCATCGAGTGACACGACAGTTAGCTCTTCGCTCACAGTTTGATAACTCCTGAAGCTGTCATCTTGGTAACATAATTGTTTCGACCAACTGTTATTTGGTAACGCGTCCATTACGCACTTAATAACACAGTCTTTCTGAGTGGCAGTTGCGATGTCAGAcatagttaatgaacttggcacTGACGTGTGAGCAATAAACCTGAGGTAATCTTCAGCAAAGCTTTCAATTGGCTGTTCTTTAACTGGATGTCTGGAGCAGTAGTCTGAGATCATTTGGCTTCCGGCGCgatatttcactttgaaattgtAAGTTGTCAATTTTAACCTCCATCTTTCAAGGCGCGCTGACTGAATTTGCTTGGTGTTATTGAATATTGATTCTAAACAACGATGATCACTGATTAATGTAAACTCTTTTCCAAACAAATAAAGGTGGAAATGCTGGCAACCAAAAACACAAGCCAATGCCTCACGCTCTGTTTGGCTGTAGCGTTGCTCTACGGGAGTAAGTGACCTACTTCCATATGACACGATTCGATTTTCTTGAACTAAGATCGCAGAAACACAAACAGGACTTCCATCAACCCACAGTTCTGTTTGTTTTGACGGGTCAAAGTATGCCATGACCTTGTTACTGACTAATGCATTCAGTTTCAGTTGATGAAACGCGTTTTCCTGCTGTGTTGTCCATTCAAATGGCTGATTTTGCTGTGTAAAGCGTCTGAGCGGTTCTGAGATTGTAGAgtagttttcaataaatcttgaCACGTAATTTGTCATTCCAAGGAAAGATCGAACCTCGCCCTGATTTTTCGGCTTTCAACGTTCTTGATAGCAGTGATTTTCTCAGGATCTGGTGATATTCCCGATTCAGAAAAGACATATCCgaagaattttattttgctttttccaaATTCACATTTTTCTTTGTTGAGTGTCAGATTTCTGTCTTGTAGCCGTTGCAGAAGTGCTTCTAAGTTCGAGTCATGATGTATTTGCGTTTTCCCATGAATGATTATGTCATCTGAAATGTTCAGCACACCATTTAATCCATTTATTACTTGCCGTATTTCATTTTGGAAAATTTCTGGGGCTACACTTACACCGAAATTTAGCCGTTTGTACCTCCAAAGTCCAACATGGCTTGCGAACACGGTCATGTTTCTTGATTCCTCGGAAAGTTCGAGCTGATGGAACCCTTTGTAAAGGTCCACCTTTGAAAACACGGTGGAGCCATTTAGTTCCATTATTATGTCATCCACTGTAGGCACGACATGTCTTTCACGCTTTAATGCTAGATTCGCTTTTCTCATATCTACACAAATTCTGATATCATTCGGAGACTTGGGTTTCGGAGCAACGACCAAGTTCGAGACCCAGGGTGTCGCACCTGTGGCTTTTTCAATTACATCAAGTTTTTCAAGTTTCTCGAGCTCTTGTGCAACTTTATCACGGACGTGAAACGGAATGCGTCTAGCTGGCTGGGCGGTAGGTTTTACACTTTCGTCTATATGGAATTTGATTTGCTTATCCTTTAATTTTCCGAGCCCATTGAACACTGGTTTCTCCTCGTCGCCAATGTAATGTtctgattatatatatatgaacatttcggACCCTTAAATGGATTTGTATTATAAATGACTGACCCAAGACGGGATTGTTTAACACTACGTTTATTCACTACAGCTAATACAAGATAACTGATTTAACAGTACAATACAAACATGTATACGTTGTTAGAACCGGCACGCTATACGCTAGTGCGGTGCAGGAGGAAGGAGCTACATTTCATGAATGAGTGACCATTACAACAGCTGCGAGGAGATCTGTATTAATTGCTAGACAGATCAGTATAACAGACTTATATgacatgaaattacagaaacaaaacacaaaacatacattcataaaatgtagccaggcaagtttatgctttaatgtcgacATAAATTCATTGTCTGCACTAACGTATactgaataaattttatatatattatacacagTTACATAACTTTTATCCTCCTAAAGTTTGGATACTCATTTCAGCCATATTTACACTGCATGGCTGACGTCACTGCGCCTGAGATGTAAATTGTAATCATTACAAAtgctttgtacatgtaccaaaaaacgttcccaacggattttcttggggatttcctaacagaaatatgcagaatataaGATTATTTCTCTGGTTGTAGGTGCAGTTGGGAATATCAGGCCTCGagtgtaactgtttaggcggtaacgaggctccatgccgagttaccgcctaaacagttacccgatagccggatatttccatctgcacccacaaccagtgacagaatctttttcttgcataccgatttcaagaaataataataaaaataaaatcaatcgaacggctttctctttagaactatttcttatagcagtgtatttaaacaaagcgcgggaaaccaacgcccgtaaacaggaaagacgtcatgacgtacaatgtttagttccggttttgttttatcagttgaagCGTAACGTTatggatttttgataaaataacgtgatttgaatcgagaaattactatcaggaaccaataggaactgtcaaggtattgaatttttattccgttttttaaataaaatataaattactacataaatcttctacatatatgttgttcctaatacgtcatttacagcacgagagtcagatggatttttccagcaccggtaaaattaCCGGAAATcctcgtctggtatgcaagaataagtttggacgtgacggagagagcgacagtcaaaagttatcatgctgtcccgAAACGTTCTAATATTTGGACTAATTACCATAAttttaatatgatctggtatttttccactaatgttagagcctttctcagcggggaaagattttatttatattgtgttgtctaacttgttgaaaattgGGTAAGAgattggcatgccctaaacgcgtttaaactcagtttcctttatataggttacagaccgttccaaggcgttgccccaattttcaacttgttttctgtctgtcttgtattttgtgttgcgtatgttgtcttgtttgttgttagcgtttctccTCGCTCCCCTATCGCCCCCATcttttccccttgcatttgcactCCTTTactttggcatcccctccccttttactTTGAGTAAGTTATAGTGCCAatttaattttggctgccggtaTCCTagggcggtgcccgattgttgttttttgctgcttatgtgtgtgcgtttgtgtgctagcatgtgcgtctgtgtgtcttgggcggtgccctacagtgttgttatatcttaatTGACTGTTTATTTATGTAAGttagatgtgtgtgtgtgtgtgtgtgcgtgcgtgcgtgcgtgcgttttatacacgagtgtctgcgctgcaATGGTTTACGTTGTATGGTAACTGTAATTAAGGAaagtagcattcccttttgaatattcatcattGTTCCACTTTTCCCTTCAaccctcctccccccccccccccccctttgtcccccccccccccccccttgtaCCCCTACCCCTTCCTTCCCTTttctattttgcataaaattgaaataatatactagcaacccgtctataatatttttccgttacagctccTTTTTTGTTGTGGGAcaactttgcaaatgcgtggctaaGAGGCTGTGTTAGAGGTGATCagtgctttcgagaaatctacccttacctattatcttttgctatTCAATTTTTAACTGATGGATATATTCGAACACATATAAAACCCAGATATATCCGAACACATATAAAACCCAGATATATCCGAACACATAAAAACAATATGATAAGGCACGATATTTTTTAAGCCGGCaatataacaatacatgtacaaCATAAGTTCTGAATGAGCTTTTTAAACGACTACGGATAACAAATACAAAAAGATATAACAAATGTAAGAGCTGTAAATAAAATCGGTAACTTTAGTAATATCAATTACCAAAGAACAGTCTGCACAATTCGTAatattggttttaactgtttttaaaatagtGTCGCTCAAaggctctacagagcttatgttcattgtttcataaTGCGACGGTAAATAGAATTTAACTTTACCTTTAACAAAATACGGAtcacaattaataagaaaacattACTGGAAACAGATAAAcgaaaaatagtttttttagACATGGAACTTTCCATCAAAGATCAAGTTGACTATATTAGAGGAAAGGATGAAAATCAACGACTACATTGATTATGGTAGCCAAAACAGATAAGATAAGGGAAAAACGTGTTCAACATGACAGACAGTGACAATTAATACTCTTAATGAGTGACTTCCAGTAGGGAACAAATAAATACTTATTGAAATCTG from Mercenaria mercenaria strain notata chromosome 2, MADL_Memer_1, whole genome shotgun sequence carries:
- the LOC128549625 gene encoding uncharacterized protein K02A2.6-like encodes the protein MAEMKHYIGDEEKPVFNGLGKLKDKQIKFHIDESVKPTAQPARRIPFHVRDKVAQELEKLEKLDVIEKATGATPWVSNLVVAPKPKSPNDIRICVDMRKANLALKRERHVVPTVDDIIMELNGSTVFSKVDLYKGFHQLELSEESRNMTVFASHVGLWRYKRLNFGVSVAPEIFQNEIRQVINGLNGVLNISDDIIIHGKTQIHHDSNLEALLQRLQDRNLTLNKEKCEFGKSKIKFFGYVFSESGISPDPEKITAIKNVESRKIRARFDLSLE